A genomic region of Clarias gariepinus isolate MV-2021 ecotype Netherlands chromosome 23, CGAR_prim_01v2, whole genome shotgun sequence contains the following coding sequences:
- the LOC128511618 gene encoding retinoic acid receptor gamma-A-like isoform X2, which produces MFDCVEILGVSSRPHFDVSPQSSCVLRKTSSYFSGPEAFFYSAGLQSVETRSTSSEELIPSSPSPPPPPRVYKPCFVCQDKSSGYHYGVSSCEGCKGFFRRSIQKNMVYTCHRDKNCQINKVTRNRCQYCRLQKCFEVGMSKEAVRNDRNKRKKDVKEEAVVPESFELSGELEELVNKVSKAHRETFPSLCQLGKYTTNSSADHRVQLDLGLWDKFSELSTKCIIKIVQFAKHLPGFTSLTIADQITLLKSACLDILMLRICTRYTPEQDTMTFSDGLTLNRTQMHNAGFGPLTDLVFSFADQLLPLEMDDTETGLLSAICLICGDRMDLEEPQRVDRLQEPLLEALKIYTRRRRPNKPHMFPRMLMKVTDLRGISTKGAERAITLKMEIPGPMPPLIREMLENPEVYEESLPSPSIQAIKRERDEDSTPEEEEDEEHECAEEERERRGGSEDDDEWSILQVEMEEKKKKSITGRAQ; this is translated from the exons CGGTGGAGACTCGGAGTACGAGTTCTGAGGAACTGATCCCGAGCTCtccatctcctcctcctcctccccgagTCTATAAGCCGTGTTTTGTTTGTCAGGACAAATCATCAGGATATCACTACGGCGTCAGTTCCTGTGAGGGCTGCAAG GGTTTTTTTCGCCGTAGCATTCAGAAGAACATGGTCTACACCTGCCACAGGGATAAAAACTGCCAGATCAACAAGGTGACACGTAACCGCTGTCAGTACTGTCGCCTGCAGAAGTGCTTCGAGGTCGGCATGTCCAAAGAAG CGGTGAGAAATGACAGAAATAAGAGGAAGAAGGATGTAAAAGAAGAAGCTGTTGTGCCAGAAAGCTTTGAACTGAGTGGAGAGCTGGAGGAGTTGGTGAATAAAGTCAGTAAAGCTCACAGAGAAACGTTTCCCTCTTTATGTCAGCTGGGAAAATACACCact AACTCAAGTGCAGATCACAGGGTCCAGCTGGATTTGGGTTTGTGGGATAAATTCAGTGAACTCTCTACTAAGTGCATCATTAAAATTGTGCAATTTGCCAAACACTTGCCGGGTTTTACTTCACTCACCATCGCAGACCAGATCACACTGCTCAAGTCCGCCTGCCTTGACATActg atgttgaGGATTTGTACACGTTACACTCCTGAGCAGGACACCATGACCTTTTCAGATGGTTTGACTCTAAACAGAACTCAGATGCACAATGCAGGATTCGGGCCTCTGACTGACCTGGTCTTCTCCTTTGCTGATCAGCTGCTTCCTCTGGAGATGGATGACACTGAGACCGGACTTCTGAGTGCCATCTGCCTCATCTGTGGAG ACCGCATGGATTTGGAGGAGCCTCAGAGAGTAGATCGGCTGCAGGAGCCCTTACTGGAAGCGTTAAAGATCTACACACGGAGGCGCCGCCCCAATAAACCGCACATGTTCCCTCGAATGCTGATGAAAGTCACTGACCTGCGGGGCATAAGCACTAAAG GTGCGGAACGAGCAATCACACTAAAGATGGAGATCCCCGGGCCGATGCCTCCACTCATCCGTGAGATGCTCGAAAACCCAGAGGTTTATGAGGAAAGTCTTCCTTCTCCTTCTATCCAGGCCATTAAACGAGAGAGGGATGAAGACTCCACCccagaagaagaggaagatgaggagCATGAGTGtgcagaggaggagagagagagaagaggaggcagtgaggatgatgatgagtgGAGCATCCTGCAGGTGGAGatggaggagaagaaaaagaagagcatAACGGGTAGAGCACAGTGA